One segment of Leeia aquatica DNA contains the following:
- the galU gene encoding UTP--glucose-1-phosphate uridylyltransferase GalU — MQKIKKAVFPVAGLGTRFLPATKASPKEMMPVVDKPLIQYAVEEAVAAGVEQMIFITGRSKRAIEDHFDKAYELEAELEMRGKEATLALVRDILPKDVSCIYIRQPEALGLGHAVLCAEPAVGNEPFAVLLADDLLYAERKPVLSQMVEVFAQREKSVVAVQTVAREETRQYGIVSGHAVADDLMRIDGIVEKPHPDQAPSNQGVVGRYLLTPRIFHHLRRIPRGAGGELQLTDAIAALLDEEAVFAHRFDGIRYDCGSKLGYLQATVELGLKHPEVSQAFAAFLQQHHSGAA; from the coding sequence ATGCAGAAGATCAAGAAAGCCGTCTTCCCGGTGGCTGGGCTAGGCACCCGTTTCCTGCCCGCCACCAAGGCCAGCCCCAAGGAAATGATGCCGGTGGTGGACAAGCCACTGATCCAGTACGCGGTGGAAGAGGCAGTTGCCGCTGGCGTCGAGCAGATGATCTTCATCACTGGCCGCAGCAAGCGGGCCATTGAAGACCATTTCGACAAAGCCTATGAGCTGGAAGCCGAGCTGGAGATGCGCGGCAAGGAGGCCACGCTGGCCCTGGTGCGCGACATTCTGCCCAAGGATGTCAGCTGCATCTATATCCGCCAGCCGGAAGCGCTGGGCCTGGGGCATGCGGTACTGTGTGCCGAGCCTGCCGTTGGCAATGAGCCGTTTGCCGTGCTGCTGGCCGATGACCTGCTGTACGCTGAACGCAAGCCAGTGCTGTCGCAAATGGTGGAGGTGTTTGCCCAGCGGGAAAAATCAGTGGTGGCGGTGCAGACGGTGGCACGCGAGGAGACCCGCCAATACGGCATTGTATCTGGCCACGCGGTTGCGGATGACCTGATGCGAATTGATGGCATCGTGGAAAAGCCGCACCCGGACCAGGCGCCGTCGAACCAGGGTGTAGTGGGCCGCTATCTGCTGACACCGCGCATCTTTCACCACCTGCGCCGCATTCCACGTGGTGCCGGGGGCGAGCTGCAGCTGACCGATGCCATTGCGGCCCTGCTGGACGAAGAGGCGGTATTTGCCCATCGGTTTGACGGCATACGATACGACTGCGGCTCCAAGCTGGGTTATCTGCAGGCGACCGTAGAGCTGGGCTTGAAACACCCCGAAGTCAGTCAGGCGTTTGCCGCCTTCCTGCAACAACATCATTCCGGAGCTGCCTGA
- the ligA gene encoding NAD-dependent DNA ligase LigA translates to MNQDDLFSPPAGDAARASELTRLLNQYAHEYYTLDQPSVPDAEYDRLFRELEALEAAHPALRLPDSPTQRVGGALLDAFDPVTHVVPMLSIRTETDTEASGAAAFDGRVRRELGLSDADPAVEYAAELKFDGLAVNLRYEQGLLVRAATRGDGTTGEDVTQNVRTIHQIPLRLIGEAPPVLEVRGEVYMSHADFERLNQRQQAIGGKPFVNPRNAAAGSLRQLNSQETAQRPLSFFAYGLGEVQGSSVPDRHSSVLDWLAALGLPVCAERDVLHGAAGLAIFHQRVAALRDNLPFDIDGVVYKVNRRDLQNELGFVSREPRWAVAHKFPAQEALTTVLDIEIQVGRTGALTPVARLAPVFVGGVTVTNATLHNEDEIRRKDVHVGDTVVVRRAGDVIPEVVRALPERRPADAPVFHMPSHCPVCGAHASREEGEAVLRCSGGLSCAAQRKEAIRHFAARRAMDIEGLGERHIDNLVELGLVHRLADLYRLTLDDFLAMKRQADERDGVTPETVQQGKVATRWAENLLDGIAASKQPPLARFLFALGIRHVGESTAKTLADWLGQLRLIRHCPAPLLCALPDVGAAVAASIADFFSEPNNQQALDDLLASGVQPQGEHAPAAALRERLTLERVLASLGVPGLTEARSRALAAAVGDMEGLLALNEAGLAQLDLPDTLQQSLWHWLNGQGQREALQQLRACRDTLLTEADHASAAAGVLTGKTLVLTGTLPTLSRDQASALIEAAGGKVSGSVSKKTSYVVAGEAAGSKLDKANELGVAVLDEAGLLALLGQ, encoded by the coding sequence ATGAACCAGGACGACCTGTTTTCCCCGCCTGCGGGTGACGCAGCGCGCGCAAGCGAGCTGACCCGCCTGCTCAATCAGTACGCCCACGAGTACTACACGCTGGACCAGCCCAGCGTGCCCGATGCCGAGTACGACCGGTTGTTCCGCGAGCTGGAAGCGCTGGAAGCCGCGCATCCGGCCTTGCGGCTGCCCGATTCGCCCACCCAGCGGGTCGGTGGTGCCTTGCTGGACGCCTTTGATCCCGTGACGCATGTGGTGCCGATGCTGTCGATCCGCACCGAAACCGACACCGAAGCCAGCGGCGCCGCCGCCTTTGATGGCCGGGTACGTCGCGAGCTTGGGTTGTCGGATGCCGATCCGGCGGTGGAGTATGCCGCTGAACTGAAATTTGATGGCTTGGCCGTGAATTTGCGCTATGAGCAGGGGCTGCTGGTGCGGGCGGCCACCCGGGGTGACGGCACCACCGGCGAGGATGTTACGCAGAATGTGCGAACCATCCACCAGATTCCGCTACGCTTGATCGGCGAAGCACCGCCGGTGCTGGAGGTGCGCGGCGAGGTGTATATGAGCCATGCTGATTTTGAACGCTTGAACCAGCGCCAGCAGGCCATCGGCGGCAAACCCTTCGTCAACCCGCGTAATGCGGCGGCGGGCAGCCTGCGCCAGCTCAATTCACAGGAAACGGCCCAGCGACCCTTGTCCTTTTTTGCCTACGGGTTGGGTGAGGTACAAGGCAGCAGTGTGCCGGATCGCCATTCGTCAGTGCTGGACTGGCTGGCCGCCCTGGGGTTGCCCGTCTGCGCTGAGCGTGACGTGCTGCACGGCGCAGCGGGGCTGGCGATCTTTCACCAGCGCGTGGCTGCGCTGCGGGACAACCTGCCGTTTGACATTGACGGGGTGGTGTACAAGGTCAACCGCCGCGATTTGCAAAATGAGCTGGGCTTTGTCAGCCGTGAGCCGCGTTGGGCGGTGGCGCACAAATTCCCGGCGCAGGAAGCGCTGACCACGGTGCTGGATATTGAAATCCAGGTGGGCCGCACCGGTGCGCTGACACCGGTAGCCCGGTTGGCGCCGGTGTTCGTCGGCGGCGTGACGGTGACCAACGCCACTTTGCACAATGAAGACGAGATTCGCCGCAAGGATGTGCACGTCGGCGATACCGTGGTGGTGCGCCGCGCCGGGGACGTGATTCCAGAAGTGGTGCGCGCTTTGCCGGAGCGTCGTCCGGCGGACGCTCCGGTATTCCACATGCCCAGCCATTGCCCGGTCTGTGGTGCGCACGCCAGTCGTGAAGAAGGCGAGGCGGTACTGCGCTGCTCCGGCGGGTTGTCCTGCGCCGCGCAGCGCAAGGAGGCCATCCGCCACTTTGCCGCGCGCCGCGCGATGGATATCGAGGGTCTGGGCGAGCGGCATATCGATAATCTGGTCGAGCTGGGTTTGGTGCACCGGCTGGCCGACCTCTATCGCCTGACGCTGGATGACTTTCTTGCCATGAAGCGTCAGGCGGATGAGCGCGACGGCGTGACGCCTGAAACCGTGCAACAAGGCAAGGTGGCGACCCGCTGGGCCGAAAACCTGCTGGATGGCATTGCCGCCAGCAAACAGCCGCCCCTGGCGCGCTTCCTGTTTGCCCTTGGCATTCGCCATGTCGGTGAGTCCACGGCCAAGACGCTGGCAGACTGGCTGGGGCAACTGCGACTGATCCGGCATTGCCCGGCACCGCTGCTGTGTGCCTTGCCGGATGTCGGGGCGGCGGTGGCGGCCTCGATTGCCGATTTCTTCAGCGAGCCGAACAACCAGCAAGCGCTGGACGACCTGCTGGCAAGCGGGGTGCAGCCCCAAGGTGAACATGCTCCCGCGGCTGCCCTGCGTGAGCGGCTGACCCTGGAGCGAGTGCTGGCCAGCCTCGGGGTGCCGGGCTTGACCGAGGCACGCAGCCGCGCGCTGGCGGCCGCCGTGGGCGATATGGAGGGCCTGCTGGCGCTGAATGAAGCCGGACTGGCACAGCTGGACCTGCCCGATACGCTGCAGCAGTCGCTGTGGCACTGGTTAAATGGGCAAGGGCAGCGCGAAGCGTTGCAGCAACTGCGGGCCTGTCGTGATACCCTGCTGACTGAGGCGGATCATGCCAGTGCTGCCGCTGGGGTATTGACGGGCAAGACACTGGTCTTGACCGGTACCCTGCCGACCTTGAGCCGGGATCAAGCCAGTGCGCTGATCGAAGCGGCAGGTGGCAAGGTATCCGGCTCAGTATCGAAAAAAACCAGCTATGTGGTGGCGGGTGAAGCTGCTGGCAGCAAGCTGGACAAGGCGAATGAACTGGGGGTGGCGGTGCTGGATGAAGCCGGCCTGCTTGCCCTGCTGGGACAATGA
- a CDS encoding cell division protein ZipA C-terminal FtsZ-binding domain-containing protein — translation MSDLQLVLLAVGAVAILLVVAYNWWEQQRYKKKAQAAFAHYQQDVLLEPGLTPMDEDTRIAGEDDLPDEEALYNARGQVDARHAPRPVEPPVPERVSGERREPVMGGSRNETPPPGTFSSPIPQPQKTAREALTYPGQQDDRVDLLVDILSHQALDVDLIRAMHRQLNRIGKRVSWQALMSNGEWFPLDVDANLAIMGLRIGLQLADRRGPLDEPSLRQFVATLETFADESESELRLPPLSQALADAQKLDSFCADVDVTIGLNILADSAPFGLVQLRSWLERNGLRLMADGAYHLVNPQGQHLFSIANFDNAPFPPHPLPKDHTEGITLLFDVPRVADGLNVFAQMSDLAFELSGQLNGKLVDDNRKPLSDHGIASIRQQLRAIYGTMNLKGIEPGSQTALRLFA, via the coding sequence ATGAGTGACTTGCAATTGGTGTTGCTGGCTGTCGGTGCGGTGGCCATCTTGCTGGTGGTGGCCTACAACTGGTGGGAGCAACAGCGTTACAAGAAGAAAGCCCAGGCGGCCTTTGCGCATTACCAGCAGGATGTGCTGCTGGAGCCCGGGCTGACGCCGATGGATGAGGATACCCGCATCGCAGGCGAAGACGATCTGCCGGATGAGGAGGCGCTGTACAACGCGCGAGGCCAGGTCGATGCACGTCATGCGCCACGCCCGGTGGAGCCCCCTGTGCCGGAGCGCGTCAGCGGCGAACGCCGCGAGCCGGTGATGGGCGGCAGTCGCAACGAGACGCCGCCACCCGGCACCTTCAGCTCACCAATCCCGCAGCCACAGAAGACGGCGCGGGAAGCCTTGACCTATCCGGGGCAGCAGGACGACAGGGTGGACCTGCTGGTAGATATCCTGTCACACCAGGCACTGGATGTGGACCTGATCCGCGCCATGCACCGCCAGCTCAACCGGATTGGCAAGCGGGTGTCGTGGCAGGCCTTGATGAGCAATGGGGAATGGTTCCCGCTGGATGTGGACGCCAACCTGGCCATCATGGGCTTGCGCATTGGCCTGCAGCTGGCCGACCGACGCGGCCCGCTGGATGAGCCCTCGCTGCGCCAGTTTGTGGCCACCCTGGAAACCTTTGCCGATGAGTCGGAATCCGAGCTGCGCCTGCCGCCGCTATCGCAGGCGCTGGCCGATGCGCAGAAGCTGGACAGCTTCTGCGCCGATGTCGATGTCACCATCGGCCTCAACATTCTGGCGGATTCTGCGCCGTTCGGGCTGGTGCAGCTGCGCTCCTGGCTGGAACGCAATGGCCTGCGCCTGATGGCCGATGGCGCTTACCACCTGGTCAATCCGCAAGGGCAGCATCTGTTCAGCATTGCCAACTTTGACAATGCACCTTTCCCGCCGCACCCCTTGCCCAAGGATCACACCGAAGGTATTACCCTGCTGTTTGACGTGCCACGGGTGGCGGATGGGCTCAATGTATTTGCCCAGATGTCGGATCTGGCGTTTGAACTGAGCGGCCAGTTGAACGGCAAGCTGGTGGATGACAACCGCAAGCCCTTGTCCGACCACGGTATTGCCAGCATTCGCCAGCAACTGCGCGCCATCTACGGCACCATGAACCTGAAAGGCATTGAACCCGGCAGCCAGACCGCACTGCGCCTGTTTGCCTGA
- the smc gene encoding chromosome segregation protein SMC, whose amino-acid sequence MRLKQIKLAGFKSFVDPVHIAVPGQLVAVVGPNGCGKSNIIDAVRWVLGESSAKQLRGESMQDVIFNGSGGRKPVSRASVELVFDNSLQRASGPWAAYGEIGIKRILTRDGGSTYHINNQQVRRRDITDLFLGTGVGSRGYAVIEQGMISRIIEARPEELRDFLEEAAGVSKYKERRRETEHRLTDTRENLLRVDDVRAELLRQVEKLSSQAEVARQYRALQDALQQSQGLLALARQQEAHLKLEQLSRQQQEGGTALEAAIAALRQTEASLELAREAHFQHNDQLHAAQARLFDANAHLARLEQQLQHQQTMQQQLQQRSQQLKQQLGQGLQQQQQLQEEQHSLQLQGEEAREQLEEAELQLQLLEDQLPDHEQAVLQARQQLEQQQQQAQQLRQRLGVLDTQLRQAQQQLQQLQQREQRWQQRQQNLVLLDPQRVQQAAAEREQAEVALVTLQQAAEAAVHAEQQAELALQQASQQLQQLEREESAMLSEQKALQTLLHAGQGRQALQDWLQAHGLAAEALWQQVQVEPGWEVAVAAVLQQRLQARALPAGLDWRSLSPPQALTLLPDAPPAAASAPSSLRRKVLCADPQWSCWLDLWLADVEVVPADAPVPDTLPPQSVWVSPQGHRMQADGIHLHAEAPADQMLAQQRALQQLEQSLAAHQPQVQGGRNAQQAAQVKQQQARAAQREVQERLRQTQQALHQAELSWRQAEQQQAHQLSQQTQLQQEQEELQAQRLHWQEEQETAAFEQDGLRDTLSQHEAGLQLAREHLNAADQRLGQVRNQLRDAERQAQNLRFAVSSRVQRASELVHRSEQLATLQAEREEQLQALLLEQDSLQEQDLQLDLQAAIAAREEREGVLRQAREVLEAATRQQRQLDEQRLQQERALEPLREALLQLELQAQEARLTVAQFAEALEGVDVAALQEQLQQRGLKAPGLAREIQRLSREVEALGAVNLAALEELQQAQERAGYLEAQASDLNQAIDTLEAAIRRIDRETRSLLQDTFERVNASLGELFPLLFGGGRATLSLTGEEILDSGVHLMAQPPGKKNSTIHLLSGGEKALTALALVFSLFRLNPAPFCLLDEVDAPLDDANTGRFCEMVKKMSADTQFLYISHNKITMEMAEQLIGITMQEQGVSRVVAVDIMEAMQLSGAA is encoded by the coding sequence TTGCGACTCAAACAGATCAAGCTGGCTGGCTTCAAATCCTTCGTGGACCCGGTGCACATTGCGGTGCCGGGCCAGCTGGTGGCCGTGGTCGGGCCGAATGGCTGTGGCAAGTCCAATATCATCGACGCCGTGCGCTGGGTGCTGGGCGAGTCTTCCGCCAAGCAGCTGCGCGGCGAATCCATGCAGGATGTCATCTTCAATGGCTCGGGCGGGCGCAAGCCGGTATCGCGCGCTAGTGTCGAGCTGGTGTTTGACAACAGCCTGCAGCGCGCCAGTGGTCCATGGGCGGCCTATGGTGAAATCGGCATCAAGCGGATTCTCACCCGCGATGGCGGCTCCACCTATCACATCAACAACCAGCAGGTACGTCGCCGCGACATCACCGACCTGTTCCTTGGCACCGGCGTCGGCTCGCGCGGCTACGCGGTGATCGAGCAGGGCATGATCTCGCGCATCATCGAGGCACGCCCGGAAGAACTGCGCGACTTTCTGGAAGAAGCCGCGGGAGTCTCCAAGTACAAGGAGCGCCGCCGCGAAACCGAGCACCGGCTGACGGATACCCGCGAGAACCTGCTGCGGGTGGATGACGTACGGGCGGAGCTGCTGCGTCAGGTGGAGAAGCTGAGCAGTCAGGCCGAAGTGGCACGCCAGTATCGCGCGCTGCAGGATGCCTTGCAGCAGTCGCAAGGTCTGCTGGCCCTGGCGCGGCAACAGGAAGCGCATCTGAAACTGGAGCAGCTCTCCCGCCAGCAGCAGGAAGGCGGGACGGCGCTGGAAGCGGCGATTGCAGCACTCCGCCAGACCGAGGCCAGCCTGGAGTTGGCGCGTGAAGCGCACTTTCAGCACAACGACCAGCTACACGCTGCGCAAGCTCGCTTGTTTGACGCCAACGCCCATCTGGCTCGCCTGGAGCAGCAATTGCAGCATCAGCAAACCATGCAGCAGCAATTGCAACAGCGCAGCCAGCAGTTGAAGCAGCAGCTGGGGCAGGGCCTGCAGCAGCAACAGCAGCTGCAGGAAGAGCAGCACAGCCTGCAGTTGCAGGGCGAAGAAGCCCGCGAACAACTGGAAGAAGCCGAGCTGCAATTGCAGCTACTGGAAGACCAGTTGCCAGACCATGAACAGGCGGTGCTGCAAGCGCGCCAGCAGCTGGAGCAACAGCAGCAACAAGCGCAGCAGCTCAGGCAGCGGCTGGGGGTGCTGGATACCCAGCTGCGACAGGCACAGCAACAATTGCAGCAGCTGCAGCAACGGGAACAGCGCTGGCAGCAACGACAGCAAAACCTGGTATTGCTGGACCCGCAGCGCGTGCAGCAGGCGGCTGCCGAGCGCGAGCAAGCCGAGGTGGCGCTGGTCACCTTACAGCAGGCCGCTGAAGCAGCCGTGCATGCAGAACAGCAGGCCGAACTGGCCTTGCAACAGGCCAGCCAGCAGCTGCAGCAGCTTGAGCGGGAAGAAAGCGCCATGCTGTCTGAGCAGAAGGCACTGCAAACCCTGCTGCATGCCGGGCAGGGGCGGCAAGCGCTGCAGGACTGGCTGCAGGCGCACGGTCTGGCGGCAGAGGCGCTGTGGCAGCAGGTGCAGGTGGAGCCGGGCTGGGAGGTGGCGGTGGCCGCGGTGCTACAGCAGCGCTTGCAGGCGAGAGCCTTGCCCGCGGGGCTGGACTGGCGCAGCCTCAGCCCGCCACAGGCGTTGACCCTGCTGCCGGATGCGCCGCCTGCGGCAGCCAGCGCCCCCTCTTCGCTACGACGCAAGGTCCTGTGTGCGGACCCGCAATGGTCGTGTTGGCTGGACCTGTGGCTGGCGGACGTTGAGGTTGTGCCTGCCGACGCACCCGTGCCCGACACCCTGCCGCCACAAAGCGTGTGGGTGAGCCCGCAGGGCCACCGCATGCAGGCAGACGGCATCCACCTGCATGCGGAAGCCCCGGCAGACCAGATGCTGGCGCAGCAACGTGCCTTGCAACAGCTTGAGCAGTCGCTGGCGGCGCATCAGCCGCAGGTGCAAGGGGGGCGGAACGCGCAGCAGGCGGCACAGGTGAAGCAGCAGCAGGCGCGGGCCGCGCAGCGCGAAGTACAGGAGCGCCTGCGGCAGACGCAGCAGGCGCTACATCAGGCCGAGCTGTCCTGGCGTCAGGCCGAACAACAGCAGGCGCATCAGCTCAGCCAGCAAACCCAGTTGCAACAGGAGCAGGAAGAGCTGCAGGCGCAGCGTCTGCACTGGCAGGAAGAACAGGAAACAGCGGCGTTCGAGCAAGACGGGCTACGCGATACCCTCAGCCAGCACGAGGCGGGACTGCAGCTGGCGCGTGAGCACTTGAATGCTGCGGATCAACGGCTGGGACAGGTGCGTAACCAGTTGCGCGATGCTGAACGCCAAGCGCAAAACCTGCGCTTTGCGGTCAGTAGCCGGGTCCAGCGTGCCAGCGAGCTGGTTCACCGCAGTGAGCAGCTGGCGACCTTGCAGGCCGAACGCGAGGAACAATTGCAAGCCTTGTTGCTCGAACAGGACAGCTTGCAGGAACAAGACCTGCAACTGGACCTGCAAGCAGCCATTGCCGCACGGGAAGAACGTGAGGGTGTGCTGCGGCAGGCGCGGGAAGTGCTGGAAGCCGCTACCCGGCAGCAGCGGCAGCTGGACGAGCAACGCCTGCAGCAGGAGCGGGCGCTGGAGCCGCTGCGCGAAGCCTTGCTGCAGCTGGAATTGCAGGCGCAGGAAGCGCGGCTGACGGTAGCCCAGTTTGCCGAAGCGCTGGAAGGGGTGGATGTGGCGGCTCTGCAGGAGCAGTTGCAGCAACGCGGGCTGAAAGCACCAGGGCTGGCGCGCGAGATCCAGCGGCTCAGCCGCGAGGTGGAGGCGCTGGGGGCGGTCAATCTGGCGGCGCTGGAGGAATTGCAGCAGGCGCAGGAGCGGGCGGGCTATCTGGAAGCCCAGGCGAGCGACCTGAACCAGGCCATCGACACGCTAGAGGCGGCCATTCGCCGCATCGACCGCGAAACCCGCAGCCTGCTGCAAGATACCTTCGAACGGGTCAATGCATCGCTGGGGGAGCTGTTTCCGCTGCTGTTTGGCGGTGGCCGCGCCACGCTGTCGCTGACCGGTGAGGAAATCCTGGATTCGGGCGTGCACCTGATGGCGCAGCCTCCAGGCAAGAAAAACAGTACCATTCACCTGCTTTCGGGTGGAGAAAAGGCGTTGACGGCACTGGCTCTGGTATTCTCGCTGTTCCGGCTCAATCCGGCGCCATTTTGCTTGCTTGATGAGGTGGATGCGCCGCTGGATGATGCCAATACCGGCCGTTTTTGTGAAATGGTGAAGAAAATGTCCGCGGATACGCAATTTCTCTACATCAGCCATAATAAAATCACCATGGAAATGGCAGAGCAGCTGATCGGTATTACCATGCAGGAACAAGGGGTGTCCCGCGTTGTGGCGGTTGACATCATGGAAGCCATGCAGTTGTCAGGCGCGGCATGA
- a CDS encoding serine/threonine protein kinase translates to MSSIVLPHSVGRYQLQKKLGEGTTGTVYLAEDRFAGRTVAFKWAHQHLLTHPQHGQRYRKLIENEASLAGKLRHPHLVEVLDAAVAADDAWLVMEYVSGGTLERYTRSDQLLPVPKVAELAFKCAHALAYASQHGLIHRDLKPANLLLDGEGQVKVVDFGAAFYQVSEHTQVSGLIGSPAYMSPEQVQERRLTEQSDMFSLGVVLYQLLTGRLPFTADSDFAVIYKICHETPPDLCSVRPDLPEALQRVVARALAKQPEDRYPDWAAFAAELRSVNRHLALPAHEVPEAERFHALRQLAVFDRFSESELWEVLRISQWRRFPARSVLIEEGKLGHSFFVLAEGEVVVSKAGRELATLGAGEIFGEMAYLSGDGSRSATITTRESAMLLKISASALKAASDTLQARFNQVFLDLLVERLKQSSDTIAQLKWEQFSHSDSRFR, encoded by the coding sequence ATGTCGTCCATCGTTCTTCCGCATAGTGTTGGTCGCTATCAACTCCAAAAAAAGCTGGGCGAAGGTACCACTGGTACCGTTTATCTGGCTGAAGACCGCTTTGCTGGACGCACGGTGGCCTTCAAATGGGCGCATCAGCACCTGCTGACTCACCCGCAGCATGGCCAGCGTTACCGCAAGCTGATCGAGAACGAAGCCAGCCTCGCCGGCAAGTTGCGTCACCCACATCTGGTGGAGGTGCTGGATGCTGCGGTAGCGGCAGACGATGCCTGGCTGGTGATGGAGTATGTGTCGGGCGGTACGCTGGAGCGCTATACCCGTAGTGACCAGTTGCTGCCGGTGCCCAAGGTGGCCGAGTTGGCTTTCAAATGCGCCCACGCGTTGGCCTATGCCAGCCAGCATGGCTTGATCCACCGCGACCTGAAACCCGCCAATCTGTTGCTGGATGGCGAGGGGCAGGTGAAGGTGGTGGATTTTGGTGCGGCGTTTTATCAGGTGTCTGAACACACCCAGGTTAGCGGTTTGATTGGTTCGCCCGCCTATATGTCTCCCGAGCAGGTGCAGGAACGGCGGCTGACAGAACAATCCGACATGTTCTCGCTGGGAGTGGTGCTCTACCAGCTGCTGACCGGGCGCTTGCCGTTTACGGCAGACAGCGACTTTGCCGTGATCTACAAAATCTGCCATGAGACCCCGCCAGACTTGTGCAGTGTGCGGCCCGACCTGCCGGAGGCCCTGCAGCGGGTGGTGGCGCGTGCGCTGGCCAAGCAGCCGGAAGACCGCTATCCGGACTGGGCGGCATTTGCGGCAGAGCTACGCAGCGTGAACCGCCATCTGGCCCTGCCTGCGCATGAAGTGCCGGAAGCGGAGCGTTTCCATGCACTGCGCCAGCTGGCGGTGTTTGACCGCTTCAGTGAGTCGGAGCTGTGGGAGGTGTTGCGCATCAGCCAATGGCGGCGTTTCCCGGCCCGCTCGGTGCTGATTGAAGAAGGCAAGCTGGGGCATTCCTTTTTTGTGCTGGCCGAAGGCGAGGTGGTCGTCAGCAAGGCCGGGCGAGAGCTGGCGACGCTGGGTGCGGGCGAGATTTTTGGCGAAATGGCCTACCTCTCGGGTGACGGCAGCCGTAGCGCCACCATTACTACCCGTGAGTCAGCCATGTTGCTGAAGATCAGCGCCAGCGCCCTCAAGGCCGCCAGCGACACCCTGCAGGCCCGTTTCAATCAGGTGTTCCTGGATCTGCTGGTGGAGCGACTCAAACAGTCGAGCGACACCATTGCCCAGCTGAAATGGGAGCAGTTCAGCCACAGCGACAGCCGTTTTCGTTAA
- a CDS encoding PilZ domain-containing protein, with the protein MSDADLLLPLYLPCRVTPLDAASDHRQWDAHNLALLQGLTLLGELNLPETPLDPQLTRLEGKLDLAVLLLGEVLRVRGEVPPAQQLSLNLHTVQLATQPELQPEQPVLVELYLAPTLPLPVKLSGKLQQQDASQMRIALDTLPDEVDDRLGQALFRFHRAQLRQRS; encoded by the coding sequence ATGAGCGACGCCGACCTGCTGCTTCCCCTGTACCTTCCTTGCCGTGTCACACCGCTGGACGCTGCAAGCGACCACCGTCAGTGGGATGCACACAATCTGGCCCTGCTGCAGGGGCTGACCCTGCTGGGAGAACTGAACCTGCCAGAGACCCCACTTGACCCGCAACTGACCCGGCTGGAGGGCAAACTGGATCTGGCGGTATTGCTGCTGGGCGAAGTGCTGCGCGTGCGAGGAGAGGTGCCTCCAGCCCAGCAGCTCAGCCTGAACCTGCATACCGTGCAACTGGCCACACAGCCCGAACTTCAACCCGAACAGCCCGTGCTGGTAGAACTGTACCTAGCCCCCACACTCCCCTTGCCGGTCAAACTCAGCGGCAAGCTGCAACAGCAGGATGCATCACAGATGCGCATCGCACTGGATACCCTGCCGGACGAGGTGGACGACCGCCTAGGACAGGCACTGTTCCGCTTTCACCGCGCGCAGTTACGGCAGCGGAGTTAA
- a CDS encoding DMT family transporter, with protein sequence MTWGLMWYPYRWLAGLQIGADLAQMANYVVACCLGGLLVFGVMRRPWSTSWAVWILGLSAGWANIGYVFAVIKGEVVRITLLFYLAPLWTLLMDRWLLGARFSRSGWLVFLLSMAGAVTILWRPELGMPWPRDRYEWIALSGGICFALNNVLARQAREVDLAVRAFSIWLGCLAVSVVALLLLQTDLTPLRQASASAWMVLVGMGLMLVLASLGMQMGLQHFGATQAVVIMLFELVVATFSASLLTDETLLPSEWAGAAMIALATLFSGHMSELKAAAPAA encoded by the coding sequence ATGACCTGGGGCTTGATGTGGTATCCCTACCGCTGGCTGGCAGGCTTGCAGATTGGCGCCGATCTGGCGCAAATGGCCAACTATGTGGTGGCCTGCTGCCTGGGCGGCCTGCTGGTGTTTGGCGTGATGCGCCGCCCCTGGAGTACGAGCTGGGCGGTGTGGATACTGGGGCTCAGTGCGGGCTGGGCCAATATCGGCTACGTGTTTGCGGTGATCAAGGGTGAGGTGGTACGCATCACCCTGCTGTTTTATCTGGCACCGCTGTGGACCTTGCTGATGGATCGCTGGTTGTTAGGTGCACGGTTCAGCCGCAGCGGCTGGCTGGTCTTCCTGCTGTCCATGGCGGGGGCGGTAACCATCCTGTGGCGGCCCGAGCTGGGCATGCCGTGGCCACGTGACCGCTATGAGTGGATTGCGCTATCCGGCGGCATCTGCTTTGCGCTCAACAATGTGCTGGCCCGGCAGGCACGCGAGGTGGATCTGGCCGTTCGTGCCTTCTCGATCTGGCTGGGTTGCCTGGCCGTGTCCGTAGTCGCGCTGCTGCTGCTACAGACTGACCTGACACCGCTGCGGCAGGCTTCCGCTTCGGCCTGGATGGTTCTGGTGGGCATGGGTCTGATGCTGGTGCTGGCGAGCCTGGGCATGCAGATGGGCCTGCAACACTTTGGCGCCACCCAGGCGGTGGTGATCATGCTGTTTGAACTGGTGGTGGCAACATTCAGCGCCAGCCTGCTTACCGATGAAACCTTGTTGCCCAGCGAATGGGCCGGAGCGGCCATGATTGCGCTGGCCACCCTGTTTTCCGGTCACATGTCTGAGCTGAAAGCGGCTGCTCCAGCTGCCTGA